The Alicyclobacillus sp. SO9 genome includes a region encoding these proteins:
- a CDS encoding ParM/StbA family protein yields MSIRLIAVDSGRSSTKVVTDGARDWFPSILGEYRDLKLERKMQRTDLVVGYAGQRYYVGDVAKDESVSGAQLMISSKAHMDTKIFVLTALHRVLPNKSAVFLVTGEPISNHQAGEKLRMKQLLLGSHEIAVNGETKQFDIVRCEVAAECATAGWAMRRPGRYHIVDCGSRTVNFATMENGRWIDRVSGSLDYGLETVQNISLSMFSRMTVAELSRRLGTLAPIVLIGGKASQLQEYFQQYTSDVEADEDAYYRNAQAFYELGVHALETAKA; encoded by the coding sequence GTGTCAATACGCTTGATTGCCGTAGATTCGGGTCGAAGTAGTACAAAGGTTGTGACAGACGGTGCAAGAGACTGGTTCCCGTCCATTCTTGGTGAGTATCGCGATCTGAAGTTAGAGCGTAAGATGCAACGAACGGATTTAGTCGTTGGTTACGCTGGCCAGCGCTATTACGTGGGAGATGTGGCCAAGGATGAATCTGTATCTGGAGCGCAGCTGATGATTAGTAGTAAGGCCCATATGGACACGAAGATATTTGTGCTCACAGCGCTGCATCGTGTGCTGCCGAATAAGTCTGCAGTGTTCCTGGTAACCGGTGAGCCTATCAGCAATCATCAAGCCGGCGAAAAGTTACGTATGAAGCAGTTGCTGCTGGGCAGTCATGAGATAGCCGTCAACGGTGAGACGAAACAGTTTGATATCGTTCGATGCGAAGTAGCAGCTGAATGTGCAACAGCTGGATGGGCTATGCGCCGGCCGGGACGGTATCACATCGTAGATTGCGGAAGTCGAACTGTGAACTTTGCAACGATGGAGAATGGGCGCTGGATAGACCGAGTAAGCGGAAGTCTGGACTATGGGCTGGAGACGGTGCAGAACATCAGCCTGTCCATGTTCTCTCGTATGACCGTAGCGGAACTGTCCAGGCGTCTTGGAACGTTGGCACCTATCGTATTGATCGGCGGTAAAGCATCGCAGCTGCAGGAGTACTTTCAGCAGTACACAAGTGATGTCGAGGCAGATGAAGACGCCTATTACCGCAACGCTCAAGCGTTCTATGAGTTGGGGGTGCATGCCCTTGAAACCGCAAAAGCGTAG
- a CDS encoding transposase domain-containing protein, producing the protein METAKENGLNLFVYLEYLCEQLPNLDESFTDTVSHLLLWSNDLREQVRNCR; encoded by the coding sequence GTGGAAACAGCGAAGGAAAATGGCCTCAATCTATTTGTTTATCTGGAGTACCTGTGTGAGCAATTACCAAACCTGGACGAGAGCTTTACAGACACTGTAAGCCATCTACTGCTCTGGTCCAATGACTTACGAGAGCAAGTTCGAAATTGTCGATAA